The sequence AGACGACGTAGGAATACGCGCCAGCACGATTGCTCCGGCGCACATAGCGCAGGGCTCGAAGCGTGACGTAGAGGGTACAATCCAATAAACGGCGGCTGCCGAGTGCTTCAGCCGCCGCCGTTATGGCAATCATCTCCGCATGTGCGGTCGGGTCCTGCAAACTTTCCGTGAGATTATGACCCCGCCCGATCACAATCCCGTGATGCACGATTACAGCCGATGGGGACTTCATCTTTGTCAGCGGCCAGCTTGGCTTCTGCCAGCGCCGCACCCATCCACCGCTCGTGATCCGGCTTCCCGAAGGACTCTAGGATGCTATTCATCGCCGAAACGGGATTCCGGCACCCCATTCATCCTTCATCATTCCGCCTTCATCATTCGGATTGGTACGCCCGTAGGGGATTCGACCCCCAAACCTTCTGGTCCGTAGCCAGACGCTCTATCCAGTTGAGCTACGGGCGCATGTGATAAGTCGTGGCGGGCATTGGCACTGGCCCCGCACTCCTATCCACCCCTCGACTCCTTGAAAAAACAAGCACTTCCAAAAAGTCGTAGATGAACCCAAGTATATGAATTTTGAGCACTAAAGTCAAGCCGGGGGTAGGGCAGGAAATCTGGGCCGTAGGCGCTGCTCCGGCAACCACCGCGTTGTGAGACTTCAACCCACCACCAGGGCACTATTCTATCTTTTGACCTTTCAATAACCTGCATCCCGGCCCGCCGCTTGCCTTCTTCCATCTGGCATGATGATGAAAACGACTGCACACGATGAAGACGCGAGCGCACGATGGCTATTCAATTCCCTCGCCCGGATGCCGGGTCGGTTCGGCCCGGTTTCCGGCGCGAGATTTGGTCGCAGCCCGACGGCCATAGCACCGCCGAGCTTTATGACGAGATGTTCCATCGCCGCGCCCAGGACTATCCTGAAGCGCTGACCCTCGATTTTTGGACCAATCATCCCGTCACCGAGGCGGTACGCCGCCATGGAGTGACTGGTCAGCGCCTGTTCGATTGCGGCTGCGGCACCGGTGAGACCCGGCGGATCGCTCCTCATCTTTACGCCGCGCGAGCGGTTCTACGATGACCCCACTCATGTTCATCACTTCACCCGCGATGCACTTGCCGGGCTTCTGAACAACTACTTCGAACACGTGACTGCCACCGGAATTGACGATGACAGGCAGTTGTTCGCAGTCTGCTCCAATTCTACAGCGCGCGACTATCCCCGCATGATCTGCCAAATGCGCATCAAGAACGAAGAGCGCTGGCTAAACGACGTGCTCGACCAAATTGCTCTGGTCGCGGACGGCGTCGTTATTCTCGACGACGGTTCTACCGACAACACGCCCGCGCTTTGCGCGGCGCATCCGGCCGTAATCGAGTACGCCTATCAGGCCGGCGCCTCGCTCGATGAAGCCCGCGACAAGAACCTCCTACTGCAAATGGCCATGCGGCACAGGCCCGATTGGCTATTGTGCATGGATGGTGATGAACTCCTCGAAGACGGCGCTGCACCGCGTATTTACGATGCCATTCGTCACTGTCCGGCTCACGTTTCGACGCTCGACGTGCAGTTCCTCTACATGTGGGACGACCTTGATCACTATCGAAGCGACGGCATCTACGGCCCGCATCTTTCACCATCGCCTGTTCACCTTGACGGCGCAGGCGGTGGAACGACTCGCCTTCAAATCGTCGCGGCATGGCGGCAATTTGCATTGCGAGAGCGTCCCGGCAAATCTGTTCGGCGAATCGAGGGGAGATAGATATTCGCATTAAGCACCTCGGCTATATGCACCGTTCCGACCGACTCCGTAAATACGAATGGTACTGCCAGAAAGACCCCGCGCACGCTGCTCAAGGCTATTACGAACACCTACTCGATCAGCCCGGCATGATCATTGAAAAGTGGCGCAAACGGCCTGAATGCCGGTCTTTGCCCGGCCCGCAGACCACGACCACCCGGCGCCAGATTATGGCCATTTGGGCCTGATCCAATCGAATAGACTCCGCTACGTATCGTTGATTTTCCCGCAGCCCTTGACAATCCGTCAGGGGCTTTGTATATTACCATCACGTTAATTAACCAAAATGTTAATCAAAATGCCATGCAAGATCGTCTAAGTAAAACATTTTCAGCACTCTCCGATCCTACTCGCCGAGCGATTCTGGCTCGCCTGTCCGCTGGTGAGACCTCTGTCAGCGAGCTTGCCAAGCCCTTTCAGATGACCGCGCCGGCCGTCACCCGCCACCTTAAGGTGCTGGAAAAGGCCGGGCTCATCTCGCGCACACGGCACGCCCAGTGGCGGCCCGCCAGACTCGAGGCGTTGCCCTTGAAAGAGGCCTCGGACTGGATCGAGCAATACCGCCAGCAATGGGAAGAACGCTTCGACCGTTTAGATCAGTATCTGCAAATGCTGCAGGCTAAAGGAGAACAGGAATGAAGAAACTCGAATTGAGTTTCCCCTCGGATACAGAAATCCGTTTTGTGCGCTATTTCGATGCGCCGCGCGACCTGGTGTGGAGAGGTTGGACCGAGGCTGCGCACCTCGAGCAGTGGATGACCGGTCCCGACGGTTGGACCATGGAAGTACTCAAGAACGAGCTGCGGCCCGGCGGCGCGTGGGAATATGTCTGGCAGAATTCCAACGGCACCGAAATGCGCATGCACGGGGTTCACCAGGAAGTCGTCGCTCCTGAAAAACTTGTGTCCACGGAGAATTGGGGCGATCCTTGGCCCGAGTCGATCAACCATCTTCTGCTCACCGAAGAGCAGGGTCGCACGCGGATGACGCTGACCATCAGCTACATCAGCAAGCAGGCCCGCGACAACGCCGCGCAGACCGGCATGGCCGATGGTATGGAACCGAGCTTTGCCCGCCTCGACGAATTGCTGATTCGTGCATGAAGGCCGACGTAGACAAATATCTCGCCGCACTGCCCCCGGAGCAACGCGCTGTCCTGGCAAAGCTGCGTGCGACGATCCTCTCTGTTGCCAAGGACGCCGAAGAGAAAATATCTTACGGCATGCCCACTGTCTGCTACCACGGCAACCTCGTGCACTATGCGGCGTTTAAGAATCACATGAGTCTCTTCGGCGCCAGCGCTTTCGTGACGCAAGAGCTGAAAGAAAAGCTGGCGAACTTCAAGACTTCCAAAGGCACCATTCAATTCACGGTCGCGAAGCCCCTGCCGGTGACGCTTGTCAAGGCAATTGTTAAGTCACGCATAAAAGAGAACGAAGCGCTGGAAGCAGAGCGCAAACTGAAGAAAAGGGGAGCAGCGAAATGAGTACGGCATTGGAGAAGATGCAGGTCGAGGTCAAAGACCGCGAGCTTGTCTTTACGCGCATGTTTGATGCGCCACGCCAAATGGTGTGGGATGCCTTCACGAAAGTGGAGCACCTGGTAAACTGGTGGGGCCCGCATAATTTCACGAATAAAGACTGCACGGTGGATTTGCGTGTTGGCGGCAGAATGGAAATCACCATGGTCGGCATGGGCGGCGAATATCCCTGCCTTTTCATTTTCGAGGAGATTGTTCCGATTGAAAAGATCGTTTGGCTCGACAAAGTTGTTGAAGGCGACTTCTGGGGCCCCGCTGGACCTCCGCCGAGCACGCTCATGACTTTGCTGCTTGAAGATCATGGATCAAGAACGAAGATGATCTCAATTTCGAAATTCGACGATAACGCGGGCCGCGACAAAATTCTCGCAATGCAGGCCGCCGAAGGCTGGGCTCAGAGCTTCGAACGTTTGGACGCGCTGCTCGCTGCCGTTTAGGGAGTGTTTCACCACGCTCTCAAGTACGAACGGCGCCGCAAGGCGCCGTTCGTATATGACGAGATGCCTGTCCCGCCGACTCTTTCCGCGCTCGCTCGCTGTGCGAAAAACCCTTCACACTGCCGCTACTCGAAATTGTGTTTAAGACTAATTTTGTCAACTTTGCGTCATGCCTCTCTTTGTGATATTATTCACAACAACATCGTTGTTTGGTGGAGGTTAGTCCGTGAATTCACGCATCTTAATGAAAGTGACACAGCGACACATTTAAAAAGTATGGACAACTTTGCGATTTGATTCTGGGCAATCATCACCTTATCTTGCCATAGAGAAGTTGATACACAGCTTCCGCACATATATTAGGGATGGTCTTTATGGGGACTGATCGCCTCTTTTCGCTCTGTTTGCGAGTTTCAAGCCTGATCGCACTGACCTGTGTTGTCCCGTGCGGCGCACTTGAACTGACGTTGGACGCCACCCTCTGTCCCGGC comes from bacterium and encodes:
- a CDS encoding SRPBCC family protein, giving the protein MKKLELSFPSDTEIRFVRYFDAPRDLVWRGWTEAAHLEQWMTGPDGWTMEVLKNELRPGGAWEYVWQNSNGTEMRMHGVHQEVVAPEKLVSTENWGDPWPESINHLLLTEEQGRTRMTLTISYISKQARDNAAQTGMADGMEPSFARLDELLIRA
- a CDS encoding winged helix-turn-helix transcriptional regulator produces the protein MQDRLSKTFSALSDPTRRAILARLSAGETSVSELAKPFQMTAPAVTRHLKVLEKAGLISRTRHAQWRPARLEALPLKEASDWIEQYRQQWEERFDRLDQYLQMLQAKGEQE
- a CDS encoding glycosyltransferase family 2 protein, which produces MRPGGSLLIFTPRERFYDDPTHVHHFTRDALAGLLNNYFEHVTATGIDDDRQLFAVCSNSTARDYPRMICQMRIKNEERWLNDVLDQIALVADGVVILDDGSTDNTPALCAAHPAVIEYAYQAGASLDEARDKNLLLQMAMRHRPDWLLCMDGDELLEDGAAPRIYDAIRHCPAHVSTLDVQFLYMWDDLDHYRSDGIYGPHLSPSPVHLDGAGGGTTRLQIVAAWRQFALRERPGKSVRRIEGR
- a CDS encoding SRPBCC domain-containing protein is translated as MSTALEKMQVEVKDRELVFTRMFDAPRQMVWDAFTKVEHLVNWWGPHNFTNKDCTVDLRVGGRMEITMVGMGGEYPCLFIFEEIVPIEKIVWLDKVVEGDFWGPAGPPPSTLMTLLLEDHGSRTKMISISKFDDNAGRDKILAMQAAEGWAQSFERLDALLAAV
- a CDS encoding DUF1801 domain-containing protein, producing MKADVDKYLAALPPEQRAVLAKLRATILSVAKDAEEKISYGMPTVCYHGNLVHYAAFKNHMSLFGASAFVTQELKEKLANFKTSKGTIQFTVAKPLPVTLVKAIVKSRIKENEALEAERKLKKRGAAK